A portion of the Oncorhynchus masou masou isolate Uvic2021 chromosome 11, UVic_Omas_1.1, whole genome shotgun sequence genome contains these proteins:
- the LOC135548825 gene encoding interferon regulatory factor 1-like, protein MPVSRMRMRPWLEEKIESNTISGLVWVDKDNKIFSIPWKHAARHGWDLNKDACLFKQWAVHTGKFIQGETKPDPKTWKANFRCAMNSLPDIEEVKDKSINRGSGAVRVYKMKNVHSKPNNKRSKANTAKKNNKGSQIKTEGMAYSETICPEDLNTNTHPQEDSMTQESIVDSTDNLDDFTFAPKCSTSVEIGPESTNNFYTSFQVSPDHRTDYEDSHQETLIEMTQHWEQGSVNDKGFLSNEVDTSESFDTAESYHSPESQWSDNSGAEIELRLYTELISGLPIIDDIHPYTDYWSLNTSSYPQQITCPL, encoded by the exons ATGCCTGTGTCTAGGATGAGAATGAGACCTTGGTTGGAGGAAAAGATTGAGTCCAACACCATCAGTGGATTGGTGTGGGTGGACAAG GACAATAAGATTTTCTCCATCCCATGGAAGCATGCTGCACGTCATGGATGGGACTTGAACAAGGACGCTTGTCTGTTCAAGCAATGGGCCGTGCACACAG GGAAATTCATACAAGGCGAGACTAAACCGGACCCTAAGACATGGAAGGCTAATTTCCGCTGTGCAATGAACTCCCTTCCTGACATAGAGGAAGTGAAAGACAAAAGCATCAACAGAGGGAGTGGAGCGGTTCGTGTCTACAAGATGAAGAACGTCCACTCCAAGCCAAATAACAAGAGGTCAAAAGCAAACACTGCAAAGAAAAATAACAAG GGGTCACAGATCAAGACAGAGGGAATGGCATACAGCGAAACCATTTGCCCCGAGGACCTCAATACCAACACACACCCGCAGGAGGACAGTATGACACAGGAAAGCATAGTAGACAGCACAGACAACCTAGATGATTTCACATTTGCTCCAAAGTGTTCCACCAGTGTGGAAATAGGCCCAGAAAGCACCAACAACTTCTACACATCTTTCCAAGTGTCACCAGACCACCGCACAG ACTATGAAGACAGTCACCAAGAAACCCTTATTGAG ATGACACAGCATTGGGAGCAAGGCAGTGTAAACGACAAGGGGTTCCTGAGCAATGAAGTAGACACCTCAGAGTCCTTCGACACTGCAGAGTCTTACCACAGTCCAGAGAGCCAATGGAGTGATAACTCAG GGGCGGAAATAGAGCTGCGACTTTACACGGAACTCATCTCAGGATTACCGATCATTGACGACATCCACCCTTACACCGACTACTGGTCACTGAACACATCCAGTTATCCCCAACAGATCACATGCCCACTCTGA